AGCTAAAAAGAGAATTTTGCAGTCCAAGTGCAAATGAAGGATAATCCTCTTTTGAAGAAATTTTTCTAAATTCTCTCAAAGCAGCCGTCTTTATCCCACTAAAGCTCATCATATAACCTTCCATTTTAAGCCTCGATATCTTGATTTCACCTTTAGCGCTCTGAGATAATCTCTCTATCTCGCTCCCTGCAGGGTATGATATGCCCATCTCTCTTCCTATCTTGTCAATGACCTCTCCTATTGCATCATCCACTGTCCAACCTATCCTTTCGTATACACCCCACCCACTCCATAAAATTATCTCGGTATGACCACCAGAGACTATTACTCCCAATGTAGGAAACTTAGGATAGCGATATTCCAACAAGCAAGCTAGCAAGTGAGCTTCAAGGTGATTAACTCCAACTATTTTCACATTCTCACAAAGCGCTATAGTTTTTGCAAAACAAAGTCCCAATGAAAGAGAGCCAGGAAGTCCTGGACCTACAGTTACAGCTACTACATCAATTTTTTCGCTAAATTTTTCTTTTATTATTTCATAAAGCGGCAAAAGTGTCTTAAAGTGTTCCCGAGAAGCTACTTCAGGCACTACACCACCAAATTTTTTATGAACTTCTTCTTGAGTAGATCTTACTTCGCAAATTAACGATCCATCCTTTACAACAGCAATGCCTGTATCGTCACAGGACGTTTCTATACCAAGAACTATCATTTATTTAAAACTCCTTTAAGGGCTTAATTTTCTCTTGTCCACCACCCTTTTTGCCTTTCCGCTAGATCTCTCTATAGTCTTTGGTTCAACAAGCCTAAGCTTTACGTCTATCCCAAGAACTGATTTTAGTTTATGGGTAAGTCCTCTTTCCATCTCCACTAAAGACCTCATCTTATCTTGAAAGATATTATCTGATACTTCAACAAAAACCTCTATAATATCCAGATGATTTTTTCTGTCCAAAACTATTTGATAGTGAGGCAATACTCCTTGAGTGCTAATTAAGACCTCCTCAATTTGAGAAGGAAAGACGTTAACACCTCTTACAATAAGCATATCGTCCGTTCTGCCCTTTATCTTGCCTATCCTTGCCATAGTTCTACCACAACCACAGGGTTCTTCAATAAGATATGTAATGTCTCTTGTCCTATATCTGATGATGGGCAGTGCTTCTTTGGTAAGTGATGTAATTACCAATTCTCCCACTTCTCCAGGTTCTACCG
Above is a genomic segment from Thermodesulfobium narugense DSM 14796 containing:
- the tsaD gene encoding tRNA (adenosine(37)-N6)-threonylcarbamoyltransferase complex transferase subunit TsaD, producing the protein MIVLGIETSCDDTGIAVVKDGSLICEVRSTQEEVHKKFGGVVPEVASREHFKTLLPLYEIIKEKFSEKIDVVAVTVGPGLPGSLSLGLCFAKTIALCENVKIVGVNHLEAHLLACLLEYRYPKFPTLGVIVSGGHTEIILWSGWGVYERIGWTVDDAIGEVIDKIGREMGISYPAGSEIERLSQSAKGEIKISRLKMEGYMMSFSGIKTAALREFRKISSKEDYPSFALGLQNSLFSSLSTKIEKVIEDYQIKEIVLGGGVAANGILRNKVEEICKKYGLGMMVPSPKFCADNAAMVAICGYDKTLRGISDDLSLDYRPDWKI